A window of the Sphaerobacter thermophilus DSM 20745 genome harbors these coding sequences:
- the pdxH gene encoding pyridoxamine 5'-phosphate oxidase, with amino-acid sequence MSDFVETNRSLRTLRKEDVEVGLNEADLADDPFTQFNRWLSEALARDVPEPNAMTLATATGDGVPSARVVLLRGFDERGFVFFTNYESQKGRELAENPRAALVFHWPALGRQVRITGEVSRVSREESEAYFHTRPRGSQLSAWASEQSAVIPDRATLEERLREIEQRFPEEVPLPPFWGGYRVSPTAIEFWQSRRSRLHDRLRYTRQPDGTWRIERLSP; translated from the coding sequence ATGAGTGACTTCGTCGAGACGAACCGGTCCCTGCGGACGCTGCGGAAGGAAGACGTTGAGGTCGGGCTGAACGAGGCGGACCTGGCGGACGACCCCTTCACACAGTTCAACCGCTGGCTGTCCGAGGCGCTTGCGCGCGACGTCCCCGAGCCGAACGCGATGACGCTGGCGACGGCCACCGGCGATGGCGTCCCTTCGGCGCGCGTCGTACTGCTGCGTGGCTTCGATGAGCGCGGTTTCGTCTTCTTCACCAACTACGAGAGCCAAAAGGGCCGGGAGCTGGCCGAAAACCCGCGCGCTGCGCTGGTCTTCCACTGGCCGGCTCTGGGGCGGCAGGTGCGGATCACCGGGGAGGTTTCTCGCGTCAGCCGTGAGGAGTCCGAGGCGTACTTCCACACTCGCCCGCGCGGCAGCCAGCTCAGCGCCTGGGCCTCCGAGCAGAGCGCGGTGATCCCCGACCGGGCGACGCTGGAGGAGCGCCTGCGGGAGATCGAGCAGCGCTTCCCCGAAGAGGTGCCGCTCCCCCCCTTCTGGGGCGGCTACCGGGTCAGCCCCACCGCAATCGAGTTCTGGCAGAGCCGCAGGAGCCGTCTCCACGACCGCCTGCGCTACACCCGCCAACCGGACGGCACCTGGCGCATCGAGCGCCTCTCGCCCTGA
- a CDS encoding MgtC/SapB family protein, producing MSEFEALFRVGVATVLGALLGLEREMTGKPAGLRTHMLVAEGAALFMVVSILLTEQFGVFDAANVRVDVTRIGSTIVTGVGFLGAGMILQSRDRVYGLTTAAGIWVAAAIGTVAGSGYYVVSVFGTVLGLLTLVALRVVERRLGPEESTHSLEDMEDD from the coding sequence GTGAGCGAATTCGAGGCCCTGTTCCGCGTCGGCGTGGCGACGGTGCTGGGTGCGTTGCTCGGCCTGGAGCGGGAAATGACGGGCAAGCCGGCCGGGCTCCGCACGCACATGTTGGTGGCCGAGGGGGCCGCCCTCTTCATGGTCGTGTCGATCCTGCTCACAGAGCAGTTCGGCGTGTTCGACGCGGCCAATGTACGGGTGGACGTCACCCGCATCGGCTCCACCATCGTGACCGGAGTCGGGTTCCTGGGCGCCGGGATGATTCTGCAGTCGCGGGACCGTGTGTATGGGCTGACGACGGCAGCCGGCATCTGGGTCGCAGCCGCGATCGGCACCGTGGCCGGCTCGGGATACTACGTCGTTTCGGTGTTTGGGACGGTTCTCGGCCTGCTGACGCTGGTCGCACTGCGGGTCGTCGAGCGCCGCCTCGGTCCCGAGGAGTCCACCCATAGCCTCGAGGACATGGAAGACGACTAG
- a CDS encoding DMT family transporter, with amino-acid sequence MERRGQAIGIGLVVLSAIGYAGTPTLAALAYEAGINVPTTLTLRFGAAALLAWPFLLLRREAGLPRSHLGGLALAGALFVANTSTFFLAIRYAPASTVAAIFYSYPAIVTLLAVLWLGERLTLVRAIALALAMIGCLLTLGFDFEGADGRGMLLAFASACFYAGHIVVSSRVVRGLSVVRASTWIMSGMALMFAAFALLSGSLDLSFQPRGWLVLATMVVASTVVAVLAFLAGVMRLGPARASIIATLEPVMAVALAAVVLREDIGLMRALGGLAILTAVVLLRLPVADAPARPALDATGDGGHGS; translated from the coding sequence ATGGAGCGGCGGGGGCAGGCGATTGGCATCGGGCTGGTCGTCCTCTCAGCGATTGGCTACGCCGGAACGCCCACACTCGCGGCGCTGGCGTACGAGGCCGGGATCAACGTCCCAACGACACTCACGCTGCGTTTCGGGGCGGCGGCGCTCCTCGCCTGGCCGTTCTTGCTGCTGCGGCGCGAGGCGGGCCTTCCCCGGTCGCACCTGGGTGGCCTTGCGCTCGCCGGTGCCCTGTTCGTCGCCAACACCAGCACGTTCTTTCTCGCCATCCGCTACGCGCCGGCCTCCACCGTGGCCGCCATCTTCTATAGTTACCCCGCGATCGTGACGTTGCTGGCGGTCCTCTGGCTCGGTGAGCGGTTGACCCTGGTGCGCGCGATCGCGCTCGCGCTGGCCATGATCGGCTGCCTGCTGACCCTGGGCTTCGACTTTGAGGGCGCTGACGGGCGCGGCATGCTGCTGGCCTTCGCCTCGGCTTGCTTCTATGCAGGGCATATCGTGGTCAGCAGCCGGGTTGTCCGGGGCCTGTCGGTCGTGCGGGCCAGCACCTGGATCATGAGCGGTATGGCGTTGATGTTCGCCGCCTTCGCCCTGCTCAGCGGCTCGCTGGATCTGAGCTTCCAGCCCCGCGGTTGGCTGGTGCTGGCCACGATGGTGGTAGCCAGCACGGTGGTTGCCGTCCTGGCGTTCCTCGCGGGCGTGATGCGGCTGGGCCCGGCGCGGGCGTCGATCATCGCTACGCTGGAGCCGGTGATGGCGGTTGCCCTGGCCGCGGTGGTCCTGCGGGAGGACATCGGCCTGATGCGCGCGCTGGGCGGGCTCGCGATCCTGACCGCGGTGGTGCTGCTGCGCCTCCCGGTCGCTGACGCCCCGGCGCGGCCGGCACTCGACGCGACCGGCGACGGCGGGCACGGATCGTAG
- a CDS encoding WxL domain-containing protein: MVTLTSRLIRICLGLAALLALGGAPSVLAEETVAGEAVVTGGPLTMSARSGPSVASQLDGTDRRVTSSFTLDVSDATGSGAGWSLGISATPFTTGGPTSRALPADAMTITGVVTSCAAGTCTDPVNTIAYPLTVPTGPAVPPVPFFTDAPGTGMGAFTVSPTVEIAIPANAYAGHYTTTITLSIVSGP; encoded by the coding sequence ATGGTGACGCTGACCTCGCGACTGATCCGGATCTGCCTCGGTCTGGCTGCCCTGCTCGCACTGGGTGGTGCGCCCTCCGTGCTGGCGGAGGAGACGGTGGCCGGAGAGGCGGTCGTCACTGGAGGGCCACTCACGATGTCCGCCCGGAGTGGTCCGAGCGTGGCAAGCCAGCTCGATGGGACGGACCGCCGCGTGACGTCGTCCTTCACACTCGATGTCAGCGACGCCACCGGGTCCGGCGCCGGTTGGAGCCTGGGGATCAGCGCGACGCCGTTCACCACTGGCGGCCCGACCTCCCGCGCGCTGCCGGCCGACGCGATGACGATCACCGGCGTGGTCACATCCTGCGCAGCGGGGACCTGCACGGATCCGGTGAACACGATTGCCTACCCGTTGACCGTGCCTACAGGCCCGGCAGTGCCGCCGGTGCCATTCTTCACCGACGCGCCCGGCACCGGCATGGGCGCTTTCACCGTGTCGCCGACGGTGGAGATCGCCATCCCGGCGAACGCCTATGCCGGCCACTACACAACGACGATCACCCTGTCGATTGTGAGCGGGCCATAA
- a CDS encoding WxL protein peptidoglycan domain-containing protein — protein sequence MRFLSNALRVVPAVLLLLLALTTAGAAQAAEEASFSVQPASTQSTNAAYFVYDAELGQVIHDEVLVTNTGDAPGTARLYALDGMTGPTGGIVFPDADAPRSQVGAWVQLDETEVTLGPGESRTVGFTVTVPRELRAGHHVGGIAAQGTAVNEGSGQFQVNVQTRVVTAVQVNLPGPAVEHVTIDGVTPSVQGSKQTLLLALRNDGNQMVKPQGTVTIADGEGRELHSIPLQVHTFLPDTAIEYPLMIPGEALAAGDYRVVVDLQYGAQGAARYEGAFTIPEAQAAQVDGATPGEQSATVTAPAEQGLSIWMIVAVAGAGLFAGLLLAGGGLLIWRRRAAVRRSEAPAAGQGSGMSTIRPFVPASRVSTARTQQPNGDD from the coding sequence ATGCGGTTCTTGTCCAATGCACTGCGGGTCGTGCCCGCCGTGCTCCTGCTCCTGCTTGCGCTCACAACCGCGGGCGCGGCGCAGGCCGCCGAGGAGGCGAGTTTCAGCGTGCAGCCCGCTTCCACGCAATCGACGAACGCGGCGTACTTCGTCTACGACGCCGAACTGGGTCAGGTGATTCACGACGAGGTCCTGGTCACCAACACCGGCGATGCGCCGGGCACGGCCCGTCTCTATGCGTTGGACGGTATGACCGGTCCGACCGGTGGGATCGTGTTTCCCGACGCCGACGCCCCTCGCTCGCAGGTCGGCGCCTGGGTGCAGCTCGACGAGACGGAGGTGACGCTCGGCCCGGGCGAGTCGCGCACCGTCGGCTTCACCGTGACCGTGCCGCGTGAGCTGCGTGCCGGCCACCACGTCGGCGGCATCGCCGCGCAGGGCACCGCGGTGAACGAGGGCAGCGGGCAATTCCAGGTCAACGTGCAGACCCGCGTCGTGACCGCGGTGCAGGTCAATCTGCCGGGGCCGGCGGTCGAGCACGTGACGATCGACGGAGTGACCCCCTCTGTGCAGGGATCGAAGCAGACGCTCCTGCTCGCCCTGCGCAACGATGGGAACCAGATGGTGAAGCCGCAGGGCACGGTCACCATTGCCGACGGCGAGGGGCGCGAGCTGCACAGCATCCCGCTGCAGGTGCACACGTTCCTCCCCGACACGGCGATCGAGTACCCGCTGATGATCCCCGGTGAGGCGCTCGCGGCCGGGGACTACCGGGTGGTGGTGGACCTGCAGTACGGCGCGCAGGGCGCGGCCCGCTACGAGGGAGCCTTCACCATCCCCGAGGCGCAGGCGGCGCAGGTGGACGGGGCGACGCCGGGTGAGCAGTCGGCGACGGTGACGGCCCCGGCGGAACAGGGGTTGTCGATCTGGATGATCGTCGCCGTCGCCGGCGCGGGGCTATTCGCCGGTCTCCTGTTGGCTGGCGGCGGGCTGCTGATCTGGCGACGCCGCGCGGCGGTGCGCCGATCGGAGGCGCCTGCAGCAGGGCAGGGCAGCGGCATGAGCACGATCCGGCCGTTCGTTCCCGCGTCCCGTGTGAGCACGGCCCGGACGCAACAGCCTAACGGTGACGACTAG
- a CDS encoding WxL domain-containing protein, which translates to MDTRKSRLTRVLASMGLAAALAVGAVMPTLAADSATLDGTASLNAGPLDLDATGPVIFSGTLNGENQTLTTAPGASTITITDATGSGAGWSLSASATQFSTGDGNHQLPADALTINESPVAGVTGEESELPATTTQATLTSTPAVILSAAEGTGMGKFEVNPTFSLDIPFDAYAGTYESTVTFTLAVTP; encoded by the coding sequence ATGGATACACGGAAGTCTCGACTGACGCGCGTGCTCGCCAGCATGGGTCTGGCCGCAGCGCTGGCCGTCGGCGCGGTGATGCCCACGCTGGCGGCGGATTCGGCGACATTGGATGGGACTGCCAGTCTGAACGCGGGACCGCTGGACCTCGATGCGACTGGCCCGGTGATCTTTAGCGGCACGCTCAACGGGGAGAACCAGACGCTTACCACCGCCCCGGGTGCGTCAACGATCACCATCACGGACGCAACCGGTTCCGGTGCCGGCTGGAGCCTGTCGGCCAGCGCGACCCAGTTCTCCACTGGAGACGGCAATCACCAGTTGCCGGCGGATGCGCTGACTATCAACGAGTCGCCAGTGGCAGGCGTGACCGGCGAAGAGAGCGAGCTGCCGGCCACCACGACGCAGGCAACGCTGACCAGCACGCCCGCGGTGATCCTGTCCGCAGCCGAGGGCACGGGGATGGGCAAGTTCGAGGTCAACCCGACGTTCTCGTTGGATATCCCGTTTGATGCCTACGCCGGGACCTACGAGAGCACGGTGACGTTCACGCTCGCGGTGACGCCGTAG
- a CDS encoding TrmH family RNA methyltransferase yields METQDARPITERRRRRMVDVLARRQPDLTVVIENVHDPHNISAVLRSCDAVGLLTVHLVYTIEEWPELSRVSSASAVKWLDIVRHESIEACYQALRAQGFTIYATHLSAASRDLYDLDLTGPVALVFGNEHRGVSDEAVANADGSVVIPMMGMVQSLNISVACAVSLYEALRQRRAVGAYDRPKLSAEERQARLVRWLQRERRVLE; encoded by the coding sequence ATGGAGACGCAGGATGCCCGCCCGATTACCGAGCGGCGCCGTCGCCGAATGGTCGACGTCCTGGCGCGCCGCCAGCCGGACCTGACGGTTGTCATCGAGAACGTGCACGATCCCCACAACATCAGCGCCGTCCTCCGCTCCTGCGATGCAGTGGGGCTGCTGACGGTGCATCTCGTGTACACCATCGAGGAGTGGCCGGAGCTGAGCCGCGTGTCGTCGGCGAGCGCGGTGAAGTGGCTCGACATCGTGCGGCACGAGAGCATCGAGGCGTGCTACCAGGCGCTGCGCGCCCAGGGGTTCACCATCTACGCCACGCACCTGTCGGCCGCCAGCCGGGATCTCTACGACCTGGACCTCACGGGGCCGGTCGCGCTGGTGTTCGGCAACGAGCACCGGGGCGTCTCGGACGAGGCCGTGGCGAATGCGGACGGCTCGGTCGTCATCCCGATGATGGGTATGGTCCAGAGCCTGAATATCTCCGTCGCCTGCGCGGTGTCGCTCTACGAGGCACTGCGCCAGCGGCGCGCGGTCGGCGCCTACGACCGGCCGAAGCTCTCTGCCGAGGAGCGTCAGGCTCGGCTCGTGCGCTGGCTCCAGCGCGAGCGCCGGGTGCTGGAGTAG
- a CDS encoding glutamine synthetase family protein has product MVPTIRSAITPTAEEVLSRAEEAGVEFVNLQFTDVMGIVKSVSIPIDVFPDVIQNGQWFDGSSIAGFARIAESDMFLMPDLATFAVIPWEQGRNATARVICWVHNPNGDLFPGDPRAVLLRQLERLAQIGYRYHTGPELEFFLFRKDNGSVRPLPHDQGGYFDLTTDLAAEVRKDMIQALKAFGIKVEAGHHEVAIGQHEIDFEYSDALTTADHAVTMKYTLKAIAQQHGLHATFMPKPIEGVNGSGMHTHQSLAFLESGENAFVDTSDDYGLSKLARHFIAGQLAHARGMAAVLAPLVNSYRRLVPGFEAPVYVSWARQNRSALIRVPAIRAGRTAATRIELRCPDPAANPYLAYAVMLAAGLDGIERELPLPEPIEENLYHFTEDDLRRRNVATLPATLGEAMAELERDEVVREALGEHVVEKLLEAQKQEWDSFRRHVSTWELERYLEIY; this is encoded by the coding sequence ATGGTGCCGACGATCCGGTCCGCCATAACACCCACCGCGGAGGAGGTCTTGAGCCGCGCGGAGGAAGCGGGCGTCGAGTTCGTCAACCTACAGTTCACCGACGTGATGGGGATCGTAAAGAGCGTGTCGATCCCCATCGACGTTTTTCCGGACGTCATTCAGAACGGGCAGTGGTTTGACGGCTCGTCGATTGCCGGGTTCGCCCGCATCGCCGAGAGCGATATGTTCCTGATGCCGGATCTGGCCACCTTCGCGGTGATTCCCTGGGAGCAGGGGCGCAACGCTACCGCTCGCGTCATCTGCTGGGTGCACAACCCGAACGGCGATCTCTTTCCCGGAGACCCGCGCGCGGTCCTGCTCCGGCAGTTGGAGCGCCTCGCCCAGATAGGCTATCGCTACCACACCGGGCCGGAACTGGAGTTCTTCCTGTTCCGCAAGGACAACGGCAGCGTCCGGCCGCTGCCCCACGACCAGGGGGGCTACTTCGACCTGACCACCGACCTGGCTGCCGAGGTGCGCAAGGACATGATCCAGGCGCTGAAGGCCTTCGGCATTAAGGTGGAGGCGGGCCATCACGAGGTCGCCATCGGCCAGCACGAGATCGACTTCGAGTACAGCGATGCGCTGACGACGGCCGATCATGCGGTCACGATGAAGTACACGCTGAAGGCGATCGCCCAGCAGCACGGGCTGCATGCCACCTTCATGCCCAAGCCGATTGAGGGCGTCAACGGCTCCGGCATGCACACGCACCAGAGCCTGGCCTTCCTGGAGTCGGGCGAGAACGCCTTTGTCGATACCTCCGACGACTACGGGCTGTCGAAGCTGGCACGCCACTTTATCGCCGGGCAGCTCGCCCACGCCCGGGGCATGGCGGCGGTGCTGGCACCGCTGGTCAACTCCTATCGACGGCTCGTCCCTGGCTTTGAGGCGCCGGTGTACGTGAGCTGGGCACGGCAGAACCGCTCGGCCCTCATCCGCGTGCCGGCCATCCGCGCTGGGCGCACCGCGGCCACTCGCATCGAGCTGCGTTGTCCGGATCCGGCGGCCAACCCGTACCTCGCCTACGCGGTGATGCTGGCTGCCGGCCTCGACGGGATCGAGCGCGAGCTGCCGCTGCCGGAGCCGATCGAGGAGAACCTGTACCACTTCACCGAGGACGACCTGCGCCGCCGCAACGTCGCCACACTGCCCGCCACCCTGGGCGAGGCGATGGCCGAGCTTGAGCGGGACGAGGTCGTGCGCGAGGCGCTCGGCGAGCACGTCGTCGAGAAGCTGCTGGAGGCCCAGAAGCAGGAGTGGGACAGCTTCCGGCGCCACGTCAGCACCTGGGAGCTCGAGCGGTACCTCGAGATCTATTGA
- a CDS encoding PaaI family thioesterase, whose translation MGQGNRITLEQVEKRKAGTLLDLIGITYHEVGEGRVRTSLTVRRELLAPNGYLHAASVVALADSSCGVGCLASLPEGAENFTTIELKTNFISTVTEGEITCEATLVHGGRTTQVWDARVTDAASGKLLALFRCTQLILYPRKA comes from the coding sequence ATGGGACAGGGGAACCGGATCACGCTTGAGCAGGTCGAGAAGCGCAAGGCCGGGACACTGCTCGACCTCATCGGGATCACCTACCACGAGGTGGGCGAGGGCCGGGTGCGGACGTCGCTGACGGTGCGACGGGAACTGCTCGCGCCCAACGGGTACCTCCACGCGGCGTCGGTGGTGGCGCTTGCCGATAGTAGCTGCGGGGTCGGCTGCCTGGCTTCCCTCCCCGAGGGGGCGGAGAATTTCACGACGATCGAATTGAAGACCAACTTCATCAGCACCGTCACTGAGGGAGAGATCACCTGCGAGGCGACACTTGTCCACGGTGGGCGGACCACCCAGGTCTGGGACGCGCGTGTCACCGACGCCGCGAGCGGCAAACTCCTGGCGCTCTTCCGTTGCACCCAGCTCATCCTGTATCCAAGGAAAGCGTGA
- a CDS encoding ATP-binding protein has protein sequence MTHQLLLLRAALDQFDEAVLVADPAGVIQYRNQAAQHLLGGPETLENVVQLGGPADLCQRVARGETVFGIPLPGLGPDIRLSASPVRDTGGATVGMTVVLRREPVRDNTGLDALQLDAIAHAIASGRDIDTLLEHTFGFLQPLIGCDNISLAVPSPEDEDGRLRVLALRPTPFSTIFSTGEVAEAVQRVATNGVPVVVDDTFSAAFQEDALLRSLGIRSYAIYPLRGEHGILGTINLSSRTPAAFSDRVLAVIERVASHVALAVEKILLLESTERHRVFLEQVLQYVPAGVIVVGPPPDLRVLTVNKHYRGFLDEPYRSEKDLVGLPLRTIIPNLDEVGFGAALAKVFTTGETVEVRDVVYEGLERGTIHLDSWYVPLRDRLGRVEAVIGLVTDTTERVRYQRRIEELAKSAAQQATALSTIIESMVEGVYVCDGTGRVVLVNEAGARLFGITTEQALQPLAKYAEFSQARYPDGRPIPTEEMPLARGLRGETSADWEQIVRRADTGEDIHLRFAYSPIVDDRGTIVGAVAVANDMTRTRQLERQREEFLSIAAHELKTPVTSVKLFTQGMLRTLQRRGTLAPERAERDLQTILSQIDRLTRLVDDLLDVSRVRTGRLEYHFETVDLIALVEAVVDRFRRQIDEDDRYELRLIAAPDLPATVVDPHRIDQVLTNLLSNAIKYSPTGGTISVQVGPGAESGWIRIEVSDPGVGLDPPEIAGLFEPFARAAGNTTVRNISGIGLGLYISRAIVERHGGLIWAESEGQGCGSTFIVELPVRPASHTPGDDD, from the coding sequence ATGACGCATCAGTTGCTCCTTTTGCGCGCGGCGCTCGACCAGTTCGATGAGGCGGTCCTCGTCGCCGACCCGGCCGGCGTCATCCAATACCGGAACCAGGCAGCACAGCACCTCCTCGGTGGCCCGGAGACGCTTGAGAACGTCGTCCAGCTCGGCGGCCCCGCCGATCTCTGCCAGCGGGTCGCACGGGGAGAAACGGTCTTCGGCATTCCGTTGCCGGGCCTCGGCCCGGATATCCGGCTGTCGGCGTCACCGGTACGCGACACAGGCGGGGCAACCGTCGGGATGACCGTCGTGCTGCGCCGCGAGCCGGTGCGAGACAACACCGGCCTCGACGCCTTGCAGTTGGATGCCATCGCCCACGCCATCGCCTCCGGTCGCGACATCGACACGCTTCTCGAGCACACGTTCGGATTCCTGCAGCCGCTGATCGGCTGCGACAACATCTCGTTGGCGGTCCCGTCGCCGGAGGACGAGGACGGACGGCTGCGCGTTCTGGCGCTGCGGCCGACGCCGTTTTCGACCATCTTCTCGACCGGAGAGGTGGCGGAAGCCGTCCAGCGAGTCGCCACGAACGGCGTCCCGGTCGTTGTCGACGACACCTTCTCTGCGGCCTTTCAGGAGGATGCCCTCCTCCGGAGTCTCGGCATCCGTAGCTACGCGATCTATCCGCTCCGTGGGGAGCACGGGATCCTTGGGACGATCAACCTCAGTTCCCGCACGCCGGCCGCCTTCTCGGACCGTGTGCTGGCGGTCATCGAGCGCGTAGCCAGCCATGTGGCGCTGGCGGTCGAGAAGATCCTCCTGCTCGAATCGACCGAGCGGCACCGCGTCTTCCTGGAGCAGGTGCTGCAGTATGTGCCCGCCGGGGTCATCGTGGTGGGTCCGCCGCCCGACCTGCGCGTGCTGACGGTGAACAAGCACTACCGCGGCTTCCTGGACGAACCCTACCGCTCAGAGAAGGACCTTGTGGGGTTGCCCCTCCGAACGATCATTCCGAATCTCGACGAGGTGGGCTTCGGCGCCGCGCTCGCCAAGGTCTTCACCACCGGTGAGACGGTCGAGGTGCGGGATGTCGTCTACGAGGGACTGGAGCGAGGGACCATCCACCTCGATTCCTGGTACGTCCCGCTGCGCGACCGTCTCGGCCGGGTCGAGGCGGTGATCGGACTGGTGACGGACACGACCGAGCGGGTGCGCTACCAGCGGCGGATCGAGGAACTCGCCAAGAGCGCGGCCCAGCAGGCGACCGCGCTCAGCACGATCATCGAATCGATGGTGGAGGGGGTCTACGTCTGCGACGGCACGGGGCGAGTGGTGCTCGTCAACGAGGCCGGTGCCCGGCTCTTCGGTATCACCACCGAGCAGGCACTCCAGCCGCTCGCAAAGTATGCCGAGTTCAGCCAGGCACGCTACCCGGACGGCCGGCCGATCCCGACTGAGGAGATGCCCCTGGCACGCGGGCTCCGCGGGGAGACGAGCGCGGACTGGGAGCAGATCGTGCGGCGGGCGGACACCGGCGAGGATATCCACCTCCGCTTCGCCTACTCCCCGATCGTGGACGACCGCGGCACCATTGTCGGCGCCGTCGCCGTCGCCAACGACATGACCCGGACCCGGCAGCTCGAGCGGCAGCGCGAAGAGTTTCTCTCAATCGCCGCCCACGAGCTGAAGACACCGGTGACCAGCGTCAAGCTCTTCACCCAGGGCATGCTCCGCACCCTGCAGCGGCGCGGCACCCTGGCGCCGGAGCGGGCCGAACGGGATCTTCAGACGATCCTGAGCCAGATCGATCGGCTCACGCGCCTCGTGGACGATCTGCTCGACGTGAGCCGCGTGCGGACCGGTCGCCTGGAGTACCACTTCGAGACGGTCGACCTGATCGCGCTGGTCGAGGCGGTTGTCGATCGCTTCCGGCGGCAGATCGACGAGGACGATCGGTATGAGCTGCGCCTCATCGCGGCGCCGGACCTGCCCGCGACCGTCGTCGACCCCCACAGGATCGATCAGGTGTTGACCAACCTGCTGTCGAACGCGATCAAGTACTCCCCGACCGGGGGCACGATCAGCGTGCAGGTGGGCCCGGGGGCGGAGTCGGGCTGGATCCGCATCGAGGTCAGCGACCCGGGAGTCGGGCTCGACCCACCGGAGATCGCCGGGCTGTTCGAGCCGTTCGCCCGTGCTGCCGGTAACACCACCGTGCGCAACATCAGCGGCATCGGCCTCGGGCTCTACATCAGCCGTGCCATCGTGGAGCGCCACGGCGGGCTCATCTGGGCCGAGAGTGAGGGCCAGGGCTGCGGCTCCACCTTCATCGTCGAGCTGCCCGTCCGCCCCGCGTCGCACACCCCCGGCGATGACGACTGA
- a CDS encoding HAD family hydrolase — protein MTHNEHRAWRGLVLFDIDGTLLRAGDRAHQAAFVRAMQEVYGVQATLDGVPLAGMLDSQIARLALERHGLSTAEIDARLAEMVARMGEHYAAAVARDSRVEYLLPGVVAVAERLRDEGFALGVLTGNARAVARAKLEAAGVAHLFPIGAYGDSARERGHLVEAGQREAWEHYRASFDGPRTILVGDTPRDIEAARAAGARVLAVATGRYGVDDLAAHAPDAVLPNLSDVEAATAAIHAMVRVAR, from the coding sequence ATGACGCATAACGAACACCGCGCCTGGCGCGGGCTGGTCCTGTTCGATATCGACGGCACGCTGCTGCGCGCGGGCGATCGCGCCCACCAGGCGGCCTTCGTCCGGGCCATGCAGGAGGTCTACGGCGTCCAGGCGACGCTCGATGGTGTGCCGCTGGCGGGCATGCTCGACAGCCAGATCGCGCGGCTGGCCCTAGAGCGGCATGGGCTCTCCACGGCCGAGATCGACGCGCGCCTGGCCGAGATGGTCGCGCGCATGGGCGAGCACTACGCAGCGGCGGTGGCTCGCGACAGCCGAGTCGAGTACCTGTTGCCGGGCGTCGTCGCGGTGGCGGAGCGGCTGCGCGACGAGGGCTTTGCGCTGGGTGTGCTGACCGGCAACGCGCGGGCCGTCGCCCGGGCGAAACTCGAGGCCGCCGGGGTCGCCCACCTCTTCCCGATCGGCGCGTACGGCGACTCCGCCCGCGAGCGCGGGCATCTGGTGGAAGCGGGGCAGCGGGAGGCGTGGGAGCACTACCGCGCGTCGTTCGACGGCCCGCGCACCATCCTGGTCGGCGATACGCCGCGCGACATCGAGGCGGCGCGGGCAGCCGGCGCCCGCGTCCTGGCGGTCGCAACCGGCCGCTACGGCGTGGACGATCTGGCCGCGCACGCACCCGACGCGGTGCTGCCCAACCTGAGCGACGTGGAGGCGGCGACCGCGGCGATCCATGCCATGGTCAGGGTAGCGCGGTAA